One Helianthus annuus cultivar XRQ/B chromosome 12, HanXRQr2.0-SUNRISE, whole genome shotgun sequence genomic region harbors:
- the LOC110889225 gene encoding uncharacterized protein LOC110889225, protein MWIRDESLRDKFPLVYRLAKEKRVKVKDCYRLQNGGRLWDWAWSRAPSTDPEKQQMTGLKDLLMEQHLTEQGDKWLWKDEDRPGFSRCNMFVWKAVEGKIPTTTHLRSRGVAIPSVVCKVFGFSDETPKHVLRTCCLADLVWTQMCSWVKIPSNVKADTLKGLLCMVNDLPWSKEKKKAMHAVFLLTAWSIWQNRNTKVFKGISGSAHKLVEDIKDCSYKWMKQ, encoded by the exons ATGTGGATAAGGGATGAATCGTTACGGGACAAGTTTCCATTGGTTTATCGACTAGCTAAAGAAAAAAGAGTGAAAGTAAAAGATTGTTATCGATTACAAAACGGTGGAAGACTATGGGACTGGGCTTGGTCGCGGGCTCCTAGCACCGACCCGGAGAAGCAACAGATGACGGGACTAAAAGATTTGTTGATGGAACAACACCTAACAGAACAAGGCGACAAGTGGCTCTGGAAAGATGAAGACAGACCAGGCTTTTCG AGATGCAATATGTTTGTATGGAAGGCAGTGGAAGGAAAGATACCAACAACTACCCATTTAAGGTCGAGAGGTGTGGCGATCCCATCAGTGGTATGCAAAGTTTTTGGATTCTCAGACGAGACGCCAAAACACGTTCTTAGAACATGTTGCCTTGCTGACCTGGTGTGGACTCAAATGTGCAGTTGGGTAAAAATTCCTTCAAATGTAAAGGCAGATACTCTTAAAGGTTTATTGTGTATGGTAAATGATCTTCCATggtcaaaagaaaagaaaaaggcaATGCATGCGGTTTTCCTATTAACGGCCTGGAGCATATGGCAAAACCGGAACACAAAAGTATTTAAGGGAATAAGTGGTTCGGCTCACAAATTAGTTGAAGATATAAAAGATTGCTCTTACAAGTGGATGAAACAATGA